One region of Cinclus cinclus chromosome 1, bCinCin1.1, whole genome shotgun sequence genomic DNA includes:
- the LOC134042492 gene encoding carbonic anhydrase 13-like isoform X1, translating to MLHWGYDEHNGPAHWKEVFPVANGDRQSPIDIKTEETKYDPSLRPLNPSYDPASAKIILNNGHSTSVEFDDTVNKSVLTGGPLSGTYRLRQIHFHWGSNDEAGSEHTVDGMKYAAELHVVHWNAEKYSSFVEAACQSDGLAVMAVFLKIGECNPQLNKITDRLDTIRIKGKKALFTNFDPSCLLPKSLDYWTYFGSLTVPPLLESVIWIVLREPISVCSEQLAKFRSLLSTAEDEAACCLLRNFRPPQPLRGREVRRN from the exons atGCTGCACTGGGGATACGACGAGCACAACG GGCCTGCCCACTGGAAGGAGGTTTTTCCTGTCGCTAATGGAGACCGTCAGTCACCTATCGACATCAAAACTGAGGAAACCAAGTATGATCCCTCCCTCCGTCCTCTAAATCCCAGTTACGACCCAGCTTCTGCTAAAATCATCCTTAACAACGGGCACTCCACCAGTGTGGAGTTTGATGACACTGTCAACAAATCAG TTCTGACTGGGGGGCCACTAAGTGGGACCTACAGGCTGCGCCAGATTCACTTTCACTGGGGGTCCAACGATGAAGCTGGCTCTGAGCACACTGTGGATGGGATGAAGTATGCGGCAGAG CTTCATGTGGTCCACTGGAATGCAGAGAAGTATTCCAGTTTTGTTGAGGCAGCTTGTCAGTCTGATGGACTAGCAGTCATGGCTGTATTTCTGAAG ATTGGTGAATGCAACCCTCAACTGAACAAGATTACTGACCGCTTGGACACCATCAGAATCAAG gggaaaaaagcactATTCACCAACTTTGATCCCAGCTGTCTGCTTCCCAAGTCCCTGGACTACTGGACTTACTTTGGATCTCTCACTGTCCCACCTCTTCTTGAGAGTGTCATTTGGATTGTTCTGAGAGAGCCCATAAGTGTTTGTTCTGAACAG CTGGCCAAATTCCGCAGCCTCCTGAGCACTGCTGAGGATGAGGCTGCCTGCTGCTTGCTGAGAAACTTCCGGCCTCCCCAGCCTCTAAGGGGACGAGAAGTCAGAAGGAATTAA
- the LOC134042492 gene encoding carbonic anhydrase 13-like isoform X2, giving the protein MLHWGYDEHNVLTGGPLSGTYRLRQIHFHWGSNDEAGSEHTVDGMKYAAELHVVHWNAEKYSSFVEAACQSDGLAVMAVFLKIGECNPQLNKITDRLDTIRIKGKKALFTNFDPSCLLPKSLDYWTYFGSLTVPPLLESVIWIVLREPISVCSEQLAKFRSLLSTAEDEAACCLLRNFRPPQPLRGREVRRN; this is encoded by the exons atGCTGCACTGGGGATACGACGAGCACAACG TTCTGACTGGGGGGCCACTAAGTGGGACCTACAGGCTGCGCCAGATTCACTTTCACTGGGGGTCCAACGATGAAGCTGGCTCTGAGCACACTGTGGATGGGATGAAGTATGCGGCAGAG CTTCATGTGGTCCACTGGAATGCAGAGAAGTATTCCAGTTTTGTTGAGGCAGCTTGTCAGTCTGATGGACTAGCAGTCATGGCTGTATTTCTGAAG ATTGGTGAATGCAACCCTCAACTGAACAAGATTACTGACCGCTTGGACACCATCAGAATCAAG gggaaaaaagcactATTCACCAACTTTGATCCCAGCTGTCTGCTTCCCAAGTCCCTGGACTACTGGACTTACTTTGGATCTCTCACTGTCCCACCTCTTCTTGAGAGTGTCATTTGGATTGTTCTGAGAGAGCCCATAAGTGTTTGTTCTGAACAG CTGGCCAAATTCCGCAGCCTCCTGAGCACTGCTGAGGATGAGGCTGCCTGCTGCTTGCTGAGAAACTTCCGGCCTCCCCAGCCTCTAAGGGGACGAGAAGTCAGAAGGAATTAA